In one Asterias amurensis chromosome 9, ASM3211899v1 genomic region, the following are encoded:
- the LOC139941747 gene encoding microfibril-associated glycoprotein 4-like, whose translation MKNFTIILLSSFPLVVMTFLQNNGEFNHVFFPAVNQEFQKSTIKTNTTRSHVTCARDCSMTSQCVSFNFHQESHLCQLNNASREQYPQDLIKSRGSVYFDTNKGTAGLSIQVFKSCKKLLESGYETSGEYTIFPNGFQKGLKVYCDMENDGGGWIVIQRRQDGTVDFYRDWETYKAGFGNLSNEFWIGNENLRKLSELTGWWTLRVNLLDWVNNTAWVEYGEFGLSTFSYRLHLEAYNDTSSLDMSLNFHKNRLFSTFDRDNDARDGQSCAETFQGGWWYGNCLIACFNGQYYEQPIVPYRRGIHWSSWKGNYITAKESIMKIK comes from the coding sequence ATGAAGAATTTCACCATCATTCTCCTGTCTTCATTCCCACTGGTTGTTATGACCTTCCTCCAAAACAATGGTGAGTTTAACCACGTATTTTTCCCTGCGGTTAATCAAGAATTTCAGAAGAGTACTATTAAAACGAACACCACAAGATCTCATGTAACTTGCGCACGCGACTGCTCTATGACATCGCAGTGTGTCTCCTTTAACTTTCATCAAGAAAGTCATCTCTGTCAACTGAACAATGCATCAAGAGAGCAGTATCCTCAAGATTTGATCAAGAGTCGTGGGAGTGTCTACTTTGATACAAATAAAGGCACAGCTGGGTTATCCATTCAAGTATTCAAAAGTTGCAAGAAGCTTTTAGAGTCTGGATACGAGACGAGCGGCGAGTACACCATCTTTCCTAATGGTTTTCAGAAGGGTCTAAAGGTCTATTGCGATATGGAGAATGACGGCGGGGGATGGATCGTCATCCAGAGGCGACAAGACGGTACCGTGGATTTCTACCGCGACTGGGAGACCTACAAGGCTGGTTTCGGAAACCTCTCCAATGAATTCTGGATTGGAAACGAGAACTTGCGCAAACTCAGCGAATTGACGGGATGGTGGACACTCAGAGTGAATTTACTGGATTGGGTAAATAACACGGCCTGGGTAGAGTATGGCGAGTTTGGTTTGTCTACCTTCTCCTACAGGCTTCATCTTGAAGCTTATAACGATACAAGCTCACTGGACATGTCACTCAACTTTCACAAGAACAGATTATTTTCCACCTTTGATAGAGACAATGACGCCAGAGATGGACAAAGCTGTGCCGAAACTTTTCAAGGCGGCTGGTGGTATGGGAACTGTTTGATAGCATGCTTCAACGGCCAATACTACGAGCAGCCCATAGTGCCATACCGAAGGGGAATACACTGGAGCAGCTGGAAAGGCAACTACATCACCGCAAAGGAAAGCATCATGAAAATAAAGTAA